The following are encoded together in the Synchiropus splendidus isolate RoL2022-P1 chromosome 7, RoL_Sspl_1.0, whole genome shotgun sequence genome:
- the selenom gene encoding selenoprotein M isoform X1 produces MRLKTSQGKGKHQNKGASPGRGGTMWVLVLAGLFCVSSAYDVDLKKLEGLAKARVESCGGUQLNRLKEVKAFVVQDIPLYHNLVMKHIPGADPELVLLNHYFEELDRVALTDMTRSEINELLEKLGFYKKNQPDNQVPEEFRFSPAKDSPFKEEREYKSATSHPVPEKTSADAELKHTDL; encoded by the exons ATGAGACTCAAAACTAGCCAAGGCAAAggcaaacatcaaaacaaag GTGCTAGTCCCGGACGCGGAGGAACCATGTGGGTTCTGGTGCTGGCCGGTCTTTTCTGCGTCTCCTCGGCCTACGATGTGGACCTGAAGAAACTGGAGGGTCTCGCCAAAGCCCGAGTAGAG TCGTGTGGTGGATGACAGCTGAACAGGCTCAAGGAG GTCAAAGCCTTCGTGGTCCAGGACATTCCTCTTTA ccataACCTGGTGATGAAGCACATTCCTGGAGCCGACCCAGAGCTTGTCCTCCTCAACCACTACTTTGAGGAGTTGGAT AGGGTCGCCTTGACTGACATGACCCGCTCCGAGATCAATGAGCTGCTCGAGAAACTGGGCTTCTACAAGAAGAACCAGCCCGACAATCAGGTTCCTGAAGAGTTCCGCTTCTCTCCTGCCAAAGACAGTCCGTTCAAAGAGGAGCGGGAATACAAGTCCGCCACTTCGCACCCGGTCCCTGAGAAAACGTCAGCGGACGCCGAGCTCAAACACACCGACCTTTAA
- the selenom gene encoding selenoprotein M isoform X2: MWVLVLAGLFCVSSAYDVDLKKLEGLAKARVESCGGUQLNRLKEVKAFVVQDIPLYHNLVMKHIPGADPELVLLNHYFEELDRVALTDMTRSEINELLEKLGFYKKNQPDNQVPEEFRFSPAKDSPFKEEREYKSATSHPVPEKTSADAELKHTDL; encoded by the exons ATGTGGGTTCTGGTGCTGGCCGGTCTTTTCTGCGTCTCCTCGGCCTACGATGTGGACCTGAAGAAACTGGAGGGTCTCGCCAAAGCCCGAGTAGAG TCGTGTGGTGGATGACAGCTGAACAGGCTCAAGGAG GTCAAAGCCTTCGTGGTCCAGGACATTCCTCTTTA ccataACCTGGTGATGAAGCACATTCCTGGAGCCGACCCAGAGCTTGTCCTCCTCAACCACTACTTTGAGGAGTTGGAT AGGGTCGCCTTGACTGACATGACCCGCTCCGAGATCAATGAGCTGCTCGAGAAACTGGGCTTCTACAAGAAGAACCAGCCCGACAATCAGGTTCCTGAAGAGTTCCGCTTCTCTCCTGCCAAAGACAGTCCGTTCAAAGAGGAGCGGGAATACAAGTCCGCCACTTCGCACCCGGTCCCTGAGAAAACGTCAGCGGACGCCGAGCTCAAACACACCGACCTTTAA